The DNA segment TATGATAATACCGATTGGTATATCAACCCTAGTTACGGTAGCAAGCAAACTCTATCCTTTGCCAGAGACTGGGGAGCGCAGGACGCGTCGCCAACCTTTTCAGCCGTGCAGTTTTCTTACAGCAAATATATTCCCTTAGCCTTAGGCGATAATATTCGCCAACGAACCCTGGCACTAAATTTTTGGACATCGGATGTACCCACATGGAATTCATCACATACAGATAATGAGGGTAATGAAGTCTTTCACCGCGCCCCTTTATTTGAAGGCTCGACCCTGGGTGGTATAGACCGTCAGCGTGGCTTTGGTACCAACCGCTTTCATGACCGAGCGGCGATAAACTATTCAGCCGAATACCGTGTTACACCTGAGTGGAACCCGGCCCCTGATATCCCCTTGATTAATGTGTTACCTATTCCCTGGTGGCAGTGGATTGGTTTTATAGAGGTTGGACGGGTAGCACCTTCATATAGCATGAGCGAACTGCACAGGGATATGAAAGTAACAGTAGGCGCAGGTTTTAGGGTTATGCTATCGGATTTGGTGCTACGGGTAGATGCCGCCGGATCAGAGGAAGGCGGCGAGGTGCAGATGTTTTTTGGGCATACTTATTAGGGGCTGCTAACCCCTCAGTTAAATAAGACTTCAGGGTTGCGGTCAATAATTCGCAGTAGAGCCAGGGCTGGGCCTTGTGGTGAGCGCTGCCCCTGCTCCCAATTGCGCAAAGTTTTTACTGAAATATTTAATAGCGCCGCAAATGCATCTTGCGACAAACCAAGGCGCTCTCTTATCTCGGCCGGGGGCACCGGGTCCTGCAGTTTGTGCGTGCGGAGCTTGCTAAGGTCTGTTTTATGCTCGCGAATAGCTTTTAACTGTTTCTCAAGATCTATCTCTAAATCAGTCATATTTTATCTCCCGTACGATCTGCTTCAAAACCTCCTTATCCCTAGTGGTCAGGTCTTGTTTTTTTGATTTTGAATAAACGGTTAACATCCAAATTTCCATGGGTTTACGCCGGTAATAGTAAATAACCCTTAAACCTCCCCGTTTGCCGTACCAGGAAGTAAACCACCTGACTTTTCGGATACCACCCGTACCCTGTATCAAATCGCCTGCATCAGGGTTTAACAGTAAATACCATTGCAAAGCAGCATATTCATCATCCGATAAATAGCTGGCCACAACATCCGTGAAGTGAGGTATCTCAATAACATCCATGCGGGCACGATATACCCCAACGGGGTACATGTCAAGGATTGATCTGTGAGGGGTGGGAAGGACCGAAGGCTAGCTGCGTTTCCAGCCATCACGGGTTAGGCTAATACCCTGCTGTTGCAGTTTATCCCTGATCGCATCGGCGGCAGCATAATCTTTATCTTTTCTGGCCTGAGCCATTGCTGCTACGTTCTGATCTATTTCCGCATCTGACATTGCACCTTCAGCCGCTTCAACATAAAACCAGACCTCTGGATCTTGCTGCAACAAACCCATCAAGCCAGCTACTTTGACAAAGACTGATTTAAGTTGGGCTTGCTCATCACCGCTGGCTGCTTTCATCTTTTTACCTAAAGCGTGTAGCTCACGGATAGCAATCGGGGTATTTAAATCGTCCAGCAATGCCTGGTAAATATCAGTGCTGGTAATATCCACCGAATCATCGACTGCGATATCTTTCACTGACTGAAGATAGCTGTATAAGTTATCCAATGTTTTCCTGGAGGCATCTAAAGCATCAACACTAAAATTCAATTCAGAGCGGTAATGGGCTGACAAAATCGTAAAGCGTAATACTTCACCCTGATAGTGATCCAGCAGGTCTTTGACCATCTTAAAGTTGCCCAAAGACTTGGACATCTTCTCACCATCAATATTGATATAGGCGTTATGCATCCAGTAACGAACAAACTGCTCGCCGCCGTGGGCGCAGGTGCTTTGGGCAATTTCGTTTTCATGGTGAGGGAATTGTAAATCGACACCGCCGCCGTGAATATCAATAGTATTGCCTAAGTGTTTTTCAATCATAGCGGAGCATTCAAGGTGCCAACCAGGGCGACCTCTACCCCAAGGGCTATCCCAACCGGGTTCTTCTTCTGACGAGGGTTTCCATAATACAAAGTCACCGGCATATTTTTTATAGGCGGCCACTTCAACTCTGGCACCGGCTAACATATCTTCTAAGGAACGCTTGGCCAGTTTGCCGTAATCGTCCATGGATTTAACATCAAATAGCACATGACCTTCGGCAGCATAGGCATGACCCTTTTCAATCAGGGTTTCTACCATGGCAATCATTTCACCAACATGCTCAGTGGCAAAAGGAATAACATCTGGCTCAAGATTATTTAACTCAGCCATATCGTCAAAATAGGCCTTGGTATAGCGGCTTGAAATATCGCTAATGGCTTCGTTATTGTCTTTGGCTGCCTGCATTATCTTGTCGTCAATATCGGT comes from the Oceanicoccus sagamiensis genome and includes:
- a CDS encoding helix-turn-helix domain-containing protein, which encodes MTDLEIDLEKQLKAIREHKTDLSKLRTHKLQDPVPPAEIRERLGLSQDAFAALLNISVKTLRNWEQGQRSPQGPALALLRIIDRNPEVLFN
- the cysS gene encoding cysteine--tRNA ligase translates to MTLKVYNSYSGEKEVFTPIEEDTVKMYVCGPTVYNRVHIGNARPVVVFDTLYRLLKTLYSNVIYARNITDIDDKIMQAAKDNNEAISDISSRYTKAYFDDMAELNNLEPDVIPFATEHVGEMIAMVETLIEKGHAYAAEGHVLFDVKSMDDYGKLAKRSLEDMLAGARVEVAAYKKYAGDFVLWKPSSEEEPGWDSPWGRGRPGWHLECSAMIEKHLGNTIDIHGGGVDLQFPHHENEIAQSTCAHGGEQFVRYWMHNAYINIDGEKMSKSLGNFKMVKDLLDHYQGEVLRFTILSAHYRSELNFSVDALDASRKTLDNLYSYLQSVKDIAVDDSVDITSTDIYQALLDDLNTPIAIRELHALGKKMKAASGDEQAQLKSVFVKVAGLMGLLQQDPEVWFYVEAAEGAMSDAEIDQNVAAMAQARKDKDYAAADAIRDKLQQQGISLTRDGWKRS
- a CDS encoding transcriptional regulator; protein product: MDVIEIPHFTDVVASYLSDDEYAALQWYLLLNPDAGDLIQGTGGIRKVRWFTSWYGKRGGLRVIYYYRRKPMEIWMLTVYSKSKKQDLTTRDKEVLKQIVREIKYD